A single region of the Variovorax paradoxus genome encodes:
- a CDS encoding TonB-dependent receptor, which translates to MSRPTKHLKKTPRRLIGLAVAAAACPMPGQAQEAAAQPGSLPAVEVVSTTPVPGIEVPKDQIPSNVQTADDRSLRRAQSLNLPDFMSTQLPSVNVNEIQGNPYQVDVNYRGFTASPVLGTPQGLSVYQDGVRVNEPFGDVVNWDLIPRAAISSITLLPGSNPLFGLNTLGGALSLQTKRGDTHPGTELELQAGSFGRVSTELTHGRKLGEGGHLFLALGGLNEDGWRNYSPSRVRQLFAKVGQDSGKLSWDLSFTHGDNRMIGNGLLPESMLSQNRRQVYTRPDRTDNRMSMLTLNASYRLSDVQTISMTAYTRRSRYSTLNGDLNDDFEPPEVEETGVENRTYTRQRGEGVALQSTYTAGIHQLTFGASVDRARTHFLQTEAEGFLVGTRAVVPQEEAEADALLAGKSRTTSIYISDLITLQPNLQLSLSGRYNDTRVSTRDDGRALLGLSTQLDGEGRYKKFNPAIGLTWQATPRLTAYAGWSQGSRAPSPIELGCSDPANACVLPNALQSDPPLKQVVSQTFETGLRGTLDHGLRWNASVFRTVNKDDLLFVSSGLSRGYFSNFGRTLRQGVELGLSQQSDKLDWSLSYSYLRARYDSPACLVSESNSTEETSPACTGEGEIAVRPGDRLPGLPAHSLKLNVDWRITPSWSLGAQYRVYSRQTVRGNENGLHVPDGADFSGSGRIGGYALLDLTTRWKLGRNVELFAKVANVFNRRYATAGQLGHNGFDASGVVASPDAWRNSQFVAPGAPRAVWVGMRVQLGA; encoded by the coding sequence GTGAGCCGACCGACCAAGCATCTAAAAAAGACCCCACGCCGGCTGATCGGCCTTGCCGTGGCCGCGGCGGCGTGCCCGATGCCGGGCCAGGCGCAAGAAGCCGCGGCGCAGCCGGGCAGCCTGCCGGCCGTCGAAGTGGTCAGCACCACGCCCGTGCCGGGCATCGAGGTGCCCAAGGACCAGATCCCGTCGAACGTGCAGACGGCGGACGACCGGAGCCTGCGCCGCGCGCAGAGCCTGAACCTCCCCGATTTCATGTCCACGCAGCTGCCGAGCGTGAACGTGAACGAAATCCAGGGCAATCCGTACCAGGTCGATGTGAACTACCGCGGCTTTACCGCGAGCCCGGTGCTGGGCACGCCGCAGGGCCTGTCGGTGTACCAGGACGGGGTGCGCGTGAACGAGCCCTTCGGCGACGTGGTGAACTGGGACCTGATTCCGAGGGCGGCCATCTCGAGCATCACGCTCTTGCCGGGCTCCAACCCGCTGTTCGGGCTGAACACGCTCGGCGGTGCGCTGTCGCTGCAGACCAAGCGGGGCGATACGCACCCGGGCACCGAGCTGGAGCTGCAGGCCGGCTCCTTCGGCCGCGTGAGCACCGAGCTCACGCACGGACGCAAGCTGGGCGAGGGCGGACATCTGTTTCTCGCGCTTGGCGGGCTCAACGAAGACGGCTGGCGCAACTATTCGCCTTCGCGCGTGCGGCAGCTGTTTGCCAAGGTGGGGCAAGACAGCGGAAAGCTCTCCTGGGACCTGAGCTTTACCCACGGAGACAACCGCATGATCGGCAACGGCCTGCTGCCCGAGTCGATGCTGTCGCAGAACCGCAGGCAGGTGTACACGCGGCCCGACCGCACCGACAACCGCATGTCGATGCTGACGCTCAACGCCAGCTACCGGCTGAGCGACGTGCAGACGATTTCCATGACCGCCTACACGCGGCGCTCGCGCTACAGCACGCTCAACGGCGACCTCAACGACGACTTCGAACCGCCCGAGGTCGAAGAAACGGGCGTGGAGAACCGCACCTACACGCGGCAGCGCGGCGAGGGCGTGGCGCTGCAGTCGACCTACACGGCCGGCATTCACCAGCTGACCTTCGGCGCCTCGGTGGACCGTGCGCGCACGCACTTCCTGCAGACCGAGGCGGAGGGTTTTCTCGTCGGCACGCGCGCCGTGGTGCCGCAGGAAGAAGCCGAGGCCGACGCACTGCTCGCGGGCAAGAGCCGCACCACGAGCATCTATATTTCAGACCTGATCACGCTGCAGCCGAACCTGCAGCTCAGCCTTTCAGGCCGCTACAACGACACCCGCGTGTCCACCCGCGACGACGGGCGGGCCTTGCTCGGGCTTTCCACGCAGCTCGACGGCGAAGGCCGCTACAAGAAGTTCAACCCTGCCATCGGCCTGACGTGGCAGGCCACGCCTCGGCTCACGGCCTATGCCGGCTGGAGCCAGGGCAGCCGCGCGCCGAGCCCTATCGAGCTGGGCTGCTCCGACCCGGCCAACGCCTGCGTGCTGCCCAATGCACTGCAGTCCGATCCGCCGCTCAAGCAAGTGGTTTCGCAGACCTTCGAAACCGGGTTGCGCGGCACGCTCGACCATGGGCTGCGGTGGAACGCATCGGTGTTCCGCACGGTCAACAAGGACGACCTGCTGTTCGTCAGCAGCGGGCTCTCGCGCGGCTACTTCAGCAACTTTGGACGCACCCTGCGCCAAGGCGTGGAACTCGGCCTTTCGCAGCAGAGCGACAAGCTCGACTGGTCGCTGTCGTACAGCTACCTGCGCGCAAGGTACGACTCGCCGGCGTGCCTGGTGTCCGAATCGAACAGCACCGAAGAGACCAGCCCCGCTTGCACCGGCGAAGGCGAGATCGCGGTGCGCCCCGGAGACCGCCTGCCGGGCCTGCCGGCGCATTCGCTCAAGCTCAATGTCGACTGGCGGATCACGCCCAGCTGGAGCCTGGGCGCGCAGTACCGCGTGTATTCGCGGCAGACCGTGCGCGGCAACGAGAACGGCCTGCACGTGCCCGACGGAGCGGACTTCAGCGGCAGCGGCCGCATCGGCGGCTATGCGCTGCTCGACCTCACCACGCGCTGGAAGCTCGGGCGCAACGTGGAGCTTTTTGCCAAGGTGGCGAACGTGTTCAACCGCCGCTATGCCACCGCGGGACAGTTGGGCCACAACGGCTTTGACGCGAGCGGTGTGGTGGCGTCTCCGGACGCGTGGCGCAACTCGCAGTTCGTGGCGCCGGGCGCGCCGCGGGCCGTGTGGGTCGGCATGCGGGTGCAACTGGGCGCCTGA